In Streptomyces showdoensis, the following proteins share a genomic window:
- a CDS encoding glycoside hydrolase family 13 protein, with protein sequence MAAPNPSRTADWWRDAVIYQVYPRSFADGDGDGTGDLAGVRARLPHLAELGVDAVWFTPWYASPMVDGGYDVADYRAIDPAFGTLDEAEKLIAEAAALGLRVIVDIVPNHVSDRHAWFTAALAAGPGSPERARFHFRPGRGEHGELPPNDWPSQFSGDTWTRVPDGEWYLHLFTPEQPDLNWAHPDVRREHEDVLRFWFERGVAGVRIDSAALLTKDPELRDFVEGVDPHPYIDQDEIHEVYRSWRAIADAYGGVFVGEVWLPDAERFARYLRPDELHTAFNFNFLACPWEPGRLRSTIDDTLAEHAPVHAPATWVLCNHDVTRTATRYGRADTGFDFAAKRFGTPTDLELGTRRARAAALLTLALPGSVYLYQGEELGLPEADIPRDRIQDPMHFRSGGTDPGRDGCRVPLPWEAAAPSYGFGTGTDPWLPQPEDWARYAVDRQSEDPGSMLTLYRTALALRRTVPGFGDGPLAWLPAEDGVLAFARTHGLVCVVNLSGAPVALPGHEELLLASGPLGPGDTLPPDTAVWLRA encoded by the coding sequence GTGGCAGCCCCCAACCCGTCCCGCACCGCCGACTGGTGGCGCGACGCCGTCATCTACCAGGTCTACCCGCGCAGCTTCGCCGACGGCGACGGCGACGGCACCGGAGACCTCGCGGGCGTCCGGGCGAGACTGCCCCACCTCGCCGAACTCGGCGTCGACGCCGTCTGGTTCACCCCCTGGTACGCCTCCCCGATGGTCGACGGCGGCTACGACGTCGCCGACTACCGCGCCATCGACCCCGCCTTCGGCACCCTCGACGAGGCGGAGAAGCTCATCGCCGAAGCCGCCGCCCTCGGCCTGCGCGTCATCGTCGACATCGTCCCCAACCACGTCTCCGACCGGCACGCCTGGTTCACCGCCGCCCTCGCCGCCGGCCCCGGCAGCCCCGAACGCGCCCGCTTCCACTTCCGCCCCGGCCGCGGCGAGCACGGCGAACTCCCGCCCAACGACTGGCCCTCCCAGTTCTCCGGCGACACCTGGACCCGGGTCCCCGACGGCGAGTGGTACCTCCACCTCTTCACCCCCGAACAGCCCGACCTCAACTGGGCCCACCCCGACGTCCGCCGCGAACACGAGGACGTCCTGCGCTTCTGGTTCGAACGCGGCGTCGCCGGCGTCCGCATCGACTCCGCCGCCCTGCTCACCAAGGACCCCGAACTCCGCGACTTCGTCGAGGGCGTCGACCCCCACCCGTACATCGACCAGGACGAGATCCACGAGGTCTACCGCTCCTGGCGGGCCATCGCCGACGCCTACGGCGGCGTCTTCGTCGGCGAGGTCTGGCTGCCCGACGCCGAACGCTTCGCCCGCTACCTCCGCCCCGACGAGCTCCACACCGCCTTCAACTTCAACTTCCTCGCCTGCCCCTGGGAACCCGGACGGCTCCGCTCCACCATCGACGACACCCTCGCCGAACACGCCCCCGTCCACGCCCCCGCCACCTGGGTGCTTTGCAACCACGACGTCACCCGCACCGCCACCCGCTACGGGCGCGCCGACACCGGCTTCGACTTCGCCGCCAAGCGCTTCGGCACCCCCACCGACCTGGAGCTCGGCACCCGGCGCGCCCGCGCCGCCGCCCTCCTCACCCTCGCCCTGCCCGGCTCCGTCTACCTCTACCAGGGCGAGGAACTGGGCCTCCCCGAGGCCGACATCCCCCGGGACCGCATCCAGGACCCCATGCACTTCCGCTCCGGCGGCACCGACCCCGGCCGCGACGGCTGCCGGGTACCCCTCCCGTGGGAGGCCGCCGCCCCCTCGTACGGCTTCGGCACCGGCACGGACCCCTGGCTGCCGCAGCCCGAGGACTGGGCCCGCTACGCCGTCGACCGGCAGAGCGAGGACCCCGGCTCCATGCTCACCCTCTACCGCACCGCCCTCGCCCTGCGCCGTACCGTGCCCGGCTTCGGCGACGGGCCGCTCGCCTGGCTCCCCGCCGAGGACGGCGTCCTCGCCTTCGCCCGCACCCACGGCCTCGTCTGCGTCGTCAACCTCTCCGGCGCCCCCGTCGCCCTCCCCGGCCACGAGGAACTCCTCCTCGCCAGCGGCCCCCTCGGCCCCGGGGACACCCTCCCGCCGGACACCGCCGTCTGGCTGCGCGCCTGA
- a CDS encoding discoidin domain-containing protein: MRIRNWRSRGLSAAIATSLLALGGPLTAAHAAGGPNLALGDAAAASSAHAEYGAANITDGNQGTYWQSSGSALPQWVQADLGTATRVDEVVLRLPAGWESRNQTLSVQGSADGTAFTTLKSSATYAFTPGAGNTVTIAFPAAQARFVRVDITANTGWAAAQLSELEVHGADGTSPNLAAGKTLTASSSTQTYAAANANDGNRATYWESTGGAFPQWLQADLGAGLRVDRVVLRLPDTWEGRSQTLKIQGSTDGSSFTDLTAAQAYAFDATNGRSATLAFGATTTRYVRVLVTANTVQNAAQFSELEVYGPTTGDTQAPTAPAGLALTEPASGQIRLTWTAATDNTAVTGYDVYANGTLLTSLAGNVTTYTDTRPANQTVSYTVRARDAAGNQSGDSNTVTRIGDAGDTQAPTAPANLAYTEPASGQIRLTWTASTDNTAVTGYDVYANGTLRGSVAGNVTTYTDTQPASATVTYSVRAKDAAGNQSGASNGVTRNGSGGTGSNLAVGKAIAASSTVHTFVAANANDNSTATYWEGAGGSYPNTLTVKLGADADLDRLVLRLNPDTAWGARSQTIEVLGRAQDATGFSGLVAAKSYAFDPGSGNQVTIPLTARVADVQLRITANTGAPAGQIAEFQVIGVPAPNPDLRVTGLTVSPAAPVESDPVTVSATVRNDGTAAAPASSLAVRLGGIKVATAAVGALAAGAQTTVTASIGARDAGSYELSAVADEADAVIEQNETNNAYTSPTALVVRPVDSSDPVAASVTTSPSSPSAGDSVTFKVAVRNQGTVATAGGTHGVTLTLLDERGGTVKTLTGSYGGTLAAGARTEVSLGPWTAADGSYTVRTVLADDANELPVKRQNNTAVQPLFVGRGANMPYDMYEAEDAAAGGGATVVGPNRTVGDIAGEASGRKAVNLDATGEYVEFTTRAATNTLVTRFSIPDAPGGGGIDATLDVYVDGVFKKALPLTSKYAWLYGSETAPGNSPGAGGPRHIYDEAQLMLGETVPAGSRIRLQKDAANTSTYAIDFVNLEQVAPVANPDPAAYAVPAGFTHQDVQNALDRVRMDTTGALVGVYLPPGDYQTASKFQVYGKAVKVVGAGPWYTRFRAPSTQDNTDVGFRAEGTAKGSLFKGFAYFGNYTSRIDGPGKVFDFSNVSDIVIDDVWNEHFVCLYWGANTDRITIRNSRIRNLFADGVNMTNGSTDNLVTNNDARATGDDSFALFSAIDAGGADMKNNVYENLTSTLTWRAAGVAVYGGYDNTFRNILIADTLVYSGITISSLDFGYPMNGFGTGPTTFENISIVRAGGHFWGAQTFPGIWVFSASKVFQGIRVNHVDIVDPTYSGVMFQTNYVGGQPQFPIKDTVFSDVSVTGARKSGDAFDAKSGFGLWANELPESGQGPAVGEVTFNGLRTSGNAVDVRNTTSTFKININP, translated from the coding sequence ATGAGGATCCGCAACTGGAGATCACGGGGCCTGAGCGCCGCGATCGCGACGAGCCTGCTGGCACTGGGCGGCCCCCTGACCGCCGCCCACGCGGCAGGCGGCCCCAACCTCGCCCTGGGCGACGCCGCAGCGGCGAGCAGCGCGCACGCCGAGTACGGCGCCGCGAACATCACCGACGGCAACCAGGGCACCTACTGGCAGAGCTCCGGCTCCGCCCTCCCGCAGTGGGTGCAGGCCGACCTCGGCACCGCCACCCGCGTCGACGAGGTGGTGCTGAGGCTCCCGGCCGGCTGGGAGAGCCGCAACCAGACGCTCTCCGTGCAGGGCAGCGCCGACGGCACCGCCTTCACCACCCTGAAGTCCTCGGCGACCTACGCCTTCACCCCCGGCGCCGGGAACACCGTCACCATCGCCTTCCCGGCCGCCCAGGCCCGCTTCGTACGGGTCGACATCACCGCCAACACGGGCTGGGCCGCCGCCCAGCTCTCCGAACTGGAGGTGCACGGCGCCGACGGCACCTCCCCGAACCTCGCGGCCGGAAAGACCCTCACCGCGAGCAGCAGCACCCAGACCTACGCGGCGGCCAACGCCAACGACGGCAACCGCGCCACCTACTGGGAGAGCACCGGCGGCGCCTTCCCCCAGTGGCTCCAGGCCGATCTCGGCGCGGGCCTGCGCGTCGACCGGGTGGTGCTGCGCCTGCCGGACACCTGGGAGGGCCGCAGCCAGACCCTGAAGATCCAGGGCAGCACCGACGGCAGCTCCTTCACCGACCTGACCGCCGCCCAGGCCTACGCCTTCGACGCGACGAACGGACGCAGCGCGACGCTCGCCTTCGGCGCCACCACCACCCGGTACGTCCGCGTCCTCGTCACCGCCAACACGGTCCAGAACGCGGCCCAGTTCTCCGAGCTGGAGGTCTACGGGCCGACCACCGGCGACACCCAGGCGCCGACCGCCCCGGCCGGCCTGGCCCTCACCGAGCCCGCCTCCGGCCAGATCCGCCTCACCTGGACCGCGGCCACCGACAACACCGCCGTCACGGGCTACGACGTCTACGCCAACGGGACCCTGCTCACCAGCCTCGCAGGGAACGTCACCACCTACACCGACACCCGCCCCGCGAACCAGACCGTGTCCTACACGGTCCGGGCCCGGGACGCGGCCGGCAACCAGTCCGGCGACTCCAACACCGTCACCCGCATCGGCGACGCCGGCGACACCCAGGCGCCGACCGCCCCGGCCAACCTCGCCTACACCGAGCCCGCCTCCGGCCAGATCCGCCTCACCTGGACCGCCTCCACCGACAACACCGCCGTCACCGGCTACGACGTCTACGCCAACGGAACCCTGCGGGGCTCCGTCGCCGGGAACGTCACCACCTACACCGACACCCAGCCCGCCTCCGCCACCGTGACCTACTCCGTGCGGGCCAAGGACGCGGCGGGCAACCAGTCCGGCGCGAGCAACGGCGTCACCCGCAACGGCAGCGGCGGCACCGGCTCCAACCTGGCCGTCGGCAAGGCGATCGCCGCCTCCTCCACGGTGCACACCTTCGTCGCCGCCAACGCCAACGACAACAGCACGGCCACCTACTGGGAGGGCGCGGGCGGCAGCTACCCGAACACCCTCACCGTCAAGCTGGGCGCCGACGCCGACCTCGACCGGCTCGTCCTGCGGCTCAACCCCGACACCGCCTGGGGCGCCCGATCCCAGACGATCGAGGTGCTCGGCCGCGCCCAGGACGCCACCGGCTTCAGCGGGCTCGTCGCCGCGAAGAGCTACGCCTTCGACCCCGGGAGCGGCAACCAGGTGACGATCCCGCTCACCGCCCGGGTCGCCGACGTCCAGCTCCGGATCACCGCCAACACCGGCGCCCCGGCCGGGCAGATCGCCGAGTTCCAGGTGATCGGCGTCCCGGCGCCCAACCCGGACCTGCGGGTCACCGGGCTGACCGTCTCGCCCGCCGCGCCCGTCGAGTCGGACCCGGTCACGGTGAGCGCGACCGTCCGCAACGACGGCACCGCCGCCGCCCCGGCCAGCAGCCTCGCGGTGCGCCTCGGCGGCATCAAGGTCGCCACGGCCGCCGTCGGCGCGCTCGCCGCGGGCGCCCAGACCACCGTCACCGCGTCGATCGGCGCCCGGGACGCCGGCTCGTACGAGCTGAGCGCGGTCGCGGACGAGGCGGACGCGGTCATCGAGCAGAACGAGACGAACAACGCCTACACCAGCCCGACCGCGCTCGTCGTGCGGCCGGTCGACAGCTCGGACCCGGTCGCCGCCTCGGTGACCACCTCGCCCTCCAGCCCCTCGGCCGGCGACTCCGTCACCTTCAAGGTCGCCGTCCGCAACCAGGGCACGGTCGCCACCGCCGGCGGCACCCACGGCGTCACGCTCACCCTGCTCGACGAGCGGGGCGGCACGGTGAAGACCCTCACCGGCTCCTACGGCGGCACGCTGGCCGCCGGGGCGCGGACCGAGGTGAGCCTCGGGCCCTGGACCGCCGCCGACGGCTCGTACACCGTCCGCACCGTCCTCGCCGACGACGCGAACGAGCTGCCGGTGAAGCGGCAGAACAACACCGCCGTCCAGCCCCTCTTCGTCGGGCGCGGCGCGAACATGCCGTACGACATGTACGAGGCGGAGGACGCCGCCGCGGGCGGCGGCGCGACCGTCGTCGGGCCCAACCGCACGGTCGGCGACATCGCGGGCGAGGCCTCCGGGCGCAAGGCCGTGAACCTGGACGCGACCGGGGAGTACGTCGAGTTCACCACCCGGGCGGCCACCAACACCCTGGTGACCCGGTTCTCCATCCCGGACGCCCCGGGCGGCGGCGGGATCGACGCGACGCTCGACGTCTACGTCGACGGCGTCTTCAAGAAGGCCCTGCCGCTCACCTCGAAGTACGCGTGGCTGTACGGCTCCGAGACCGCACCCGGCAACTCCCCGGGAGCGGGCGGTCCGCGGCACATCTACGACGAGGCGCAGCTGATGCTCGGCGAGACCGTGCCGGCCGGCAGCCGGATCCGGCTCCAGAAGGACGCCGCGAACACCTCCACGTACGCGATCGACTTCGTGAACCTGGAGCAGGTGGCCCCGGTGGCGAACCCCGACCCGGCCGCGTACGCGGTCCCGGCGGGCTTCACCCACCAGGACGTGCAGAACGCGCTGGACCGGGTCCGGATGGACACCACGGGCGCCCTGGTGGGCGTCTACCTGCCGCCGGGCGACTACCAGACGGCGAGCAAGTTCCAGGTGTACGGCAAGGCCGTGAAGGTGGTCGGCGCCGGGCCCTGGTACACCCGGTTCCGCGCCCCCTCCACGCAGGACAACACGGACGTCGGCTTCCGGGCCGAGGGCACCGCGAAGGGCTCGCTCTTCAAGGGCTTCGCCTACTTCGGCAACTACACCTCGCGGATCGACGGCCCGGGCAAGGTCTTCGACTTCTCGAACGTGTCGGACATCGTCATCGACGACGTCTGGAACGAGCACTTCGTCTGCCTCTACTGGGGTGCCAACACCGACCGGATCACGATCAGGAACTCCCGGATCCGGAACCTGTTCGCCGACGGCGTCAACATGACCAACGGGTCCACGGACAACCTGGTCACCAACAACGACGCACGGGCGACCGGCGACGACAGCTTCGCGCTGTTCTCGGCGATCGACGCGGGCGGCGCGGACATGAAGAACAACGTCTACGAGAACCTGACCAGCACGCTCACCTGGCGGGCCGCGGGCGTGGCCGTCTACGGCGGCTACGACAACACCTTCCGCAACATCCTCATCGCCGACACCCTGGTCTACTCCGGCATCACCATCTCCTCGCTGGACTTCGGCTATCCGATGAACGGATTCGGAACCGGACCGACGACCTTCGAGAACATCTCGATCGTGCGGGCCGGCGGGCACTTCTGGGGCGCGCAGACCTTCCCGGGCATCTGGGTGTTCTCCGCCTCGAAGGTCTTCCAGGGGATCAGGGTCAACCACGTGGACATCGTCGACCCCACCTACAGCGGGGTGATGTTCCAGACGAACTACGTGGGCGGCCAGCCGCAGTTCCCCATCAAGGACACCGTCTTCAGCGACGTCTCCGTCACGGGGGCGCGCAAGAGCGGTGACGCCTTCGACGCGAAGTCCGGCTTCGGTCTGTGGGCCAACGAGCTGCCCGAGTCGGGCCAGGGCCCGGCGGTGGGCGAGGTGACCTTCAACGGGCTGCGGACGAGCGGGAACGCCGTGGACGTCCGCAACACCACCTCCACCTTCAAGATCAACATTAACCCGTAG
- a CDS encoding glycosyl hydrolase family 28-related protein codes for MAHPYGRATAVAAALLALGTVLTSAPAAAADPDPARPVVTRAGLDPALVAGRGADVAFDEQEAENARTDGTVIGPDRTPYTLPSEASGRKAVRLAPGQYVEFTLPRAANALTVRYSIPDAAGGGGITAPLDVTVGGHHRRTMTLTSQYSWLYNQYPFTNDPGAGLLHPDWWLAECSCVPAATTPAPELTKPFRPTHFYDEQRLLLGTTHRAGERVRLTVPAGSPAAWTVIDLLDTERVAAPHVERGGVDVRAFGADPTGRRDAAPAIERAIAFARRAHRPVYLPPGTFRVDRHLVVDDITIVGAGNWHTVLKGRRTALPEPAPDGSRHTGVGLYGRSAAEGGSRNVHLSGFTVEGDVRERIDTDQVNAIGGALNDSTIHGLRLHHTKVGIWLDGPLRNVRITDNLITDQIADAVNLHTGVTDSLVRGNFVRNTGDDGIALWSEKTADARNTLARNTVQSPTLANGIAVYGGADTTVTGNLVADPVREGSGLHAGARFGAEPFTGALHFTDNTTVRAGTLDLNWRIGLGALWFYALDGSVDADVRVTGDHYLDSTHNAIMLVSEYGVRDRYGIPAVHFKDIRVDGTGNSVLSARTKGSATFENVDARNVGAVGVNNCGSFGFPATGSEFSLTDLGGNDGGWLAPWLLPNTVTCDDRPPVVTPPGPRALVLTPGRGTRPRRWRTWAWQRDPRTRPW; via the coding sequence ATGGCCCACCCGTACGGGAGGGCGACGGCGGTCGCCGCCGCCCTCCTCGCCCTCGGCACCGTCCTCACCAGCGCCCCCGCCGCGGCGGCGGACCCCGACCCGGCCCGGCCCGTCGTCACCCGGGCCGGACTCGACCCCGCCCTGGTCGCCGGGAGAGGCGCCGACGTCGCCTTCGACGAGCAGGAGGCGGAGAACGCCCGCACCGACGGCACCGTCATCGGACCGGACCGCACCCCGTACACCCTCCCCTCGGAGGCCTCCGGCCGGAAGGCGGTCCGGCTCGCCCCCGGGCAGTACGTCGAGTTCACCCTGCCCCGCGCCGCCAACGCCCTGACCGTCCGCTACAGCATCCCGGACGCGGCCGGCGGCGGCGGGATCACCGCACCCCTGGACGTCACCGTCGGCGGACACCACCGCCGCACCATGACGCTGACCTCCCAGTACTCCTGGCTCTACAACCAGTACCCCTTCACCAACGACCCCGGGGCCGGCCTGCTCCACCCGGACTGGTGGCTCGCCGAATGCTCCTGCGTCCCGGCCGCCACCACCCCCGCGCCCGAGCTCACCAAGCCGTTCCGCCCCACCCACTTCTACGACGAGCAGCGCCTCCTCCTCGGCACCACCCACCGGGCCGGGGAGCGCGTCCGCCTGACGGTCCCGGCCGGCAGTCCCGCCGCCTGGACCGTGATCGACCTCCTCGACACCGAACGGGTCGCCGCCCCGCACGTGGAGCGCGGCGGGGTCGACGTCCGCGCGTTCGGCGCCGACCCCACCGGCCGCCGGGACGCGGCCCCCGCCATCGAGCGAGCCATCGCCTTCGCCCGCCGCGCGCACCGGCCCGTCTACCTGCCGCCGGGCACCTTCCGGGTCGACCGGCACCTCGTCGTCGACGACATCACGATCGTCGGCGCGGGCAACTGGCACACCGTCCTCAAGGGCCGCCGGACCGCCCTCCCCGAGCCCGCCCCCGACGGCTCCCGCCACACCGGCGTCGGCCTCTACGGCAGGAGCGCCGCCGAGGGCGGCAGCCGGAACGTGCACCTCTCCGGCTTCACCGTCGAGGGAGACGTCCGCGAACGGATCGACACCGACCAGGTCAACGCGATCGGCGGCGCCCTGAACGACTCCACGATCCACGGCCTCCGCCTGCACCACACCAAGGTCGGCATCTGGCTCGACGGCCCCCTGCGGAACGTACGGATCACGGACAACCTGATCACCGACCAGATCGCCGACGCCGTCAACCTCCACACCGGCGTCACCGATTCGCTCGTCCGCGGCAACTTCGTCCGCAACACCGGAGACGACGGCATCGCCCTCTGGTCGGAGAAGACCGCCGACGCCCGCAACACCCTCGCCCGCAACACCGTCCAGTCACCCACCCTCGCCAACGGCATCGCCGTCTACGGGGGAGCGGACACCACGGTCACCGGCAACCTCGTCGCCGACCCCGTGCGCGAGGGCAGCGGCCTGCACGCCGGCGCCCGCTTCGGCGCCGAACCCTTCACCGGCGCCCTCCACTTCACCGACAACACCACCGTCCGCGCCGGCACCCTCGACCTCAACTGGCGGATCGGCCTCGGCGCCCTCTGGTTCTACGCCCTGGACGGCTCCGTCGACGCGGACGTCCGGGTCACCGGCGACCACTACCTCGACTCCACCCACAACGCGATCATGCTCGTCAGCGAGTACGGGGTACGGGACCGCTACGGCATCCCGGCCGTCCACTTCAAGGACATCCGCGTCGACGGCACCGGCAACTCCGTGCTCAGCGCCCGCACCAAGGGCTCCGCCACCTTCGAGAACGTCGACGCCCGCAACGTCGGCGCCGTGGGCGTGAACAACTGCGGCTCCTTCGGCTTCCCCGCCACCGGCTCGGAGTTCTCCCTCACCGACCTCGGTGGCAACGACGGCGGCTGGCTGGCCCCCTGGCTGCTCCCCAACACCGTCACCTGCGACGACCGCCCGCCGGTCGTCACACCCCCCGGCCCCCGCGCCCTGGTCCTGACACCGGGGCGCGGGACCCGACCGAGGCGGTGGAGGACCTGGGCCTGGCAGCGGGATCCTCGGACAAGGCCCTGGTGA
- a CDS encoding extracellular solute-binding protein produces MRSARLRRARRTAAVGLVSALTLTALAACGTSSSSDDGNGGAGAGGSSDPSKPLDPKTKVTLTIDCMPPAAKAAELKEWQADVAEFNKTYPNVTIEGRSTPGQCLEPPRFTAMLKAKSQPDVFYTYFTDLPQVLSEDGAADITAYVNDKTVPALADIDTNVLGSLKHDGKLYGLPTSNYTMGLLVNRKLFKDAGLDPDNPPRTWEEVRAAAKKIAGLGNGVAGFGEYSAGNTGGWHFTAQMYSLGGDVVDASGTKAAFNDEIGKQVARNLHAMRWEDDSMGKTQLLKWGDLQKQIATDKLGMFLAAPDDIAYMVQQLGAKYENFGMGPIPGGKNTLAGGNNYMIKKGISGDKIKAAVAWLNFKNLTVGKGQFDWARAKTDGLPVGVPQPNFWLNDSKTKDDAQRVQHATMPVANFKTFMDNPVAGKAEPPKAQEVYKVLDNVMSALLTNKDADVDKLLATAETQVNQVLAHQ; encoded by the coding sequence ATGAGAAGTGCCCGGCTCCGCCGTGCCCGCAGAACCGCCGCCGTCGGCCTCGTCTCCGCCCTCACCCTGACCGCTCTCGCCGCCTGCGGCACGAGCAGCAGCAGCGACGACGGCAACGGCGGAGCCGGGGCCGGGGGATCCTCCGACCCCTCGAAGCCGCTCGACCCCAAGACCAAGGTCACGCTCACCATCGACTGCATGCCGCCCGCCGCCAAGGCCGCCGAGCTCAAGGAATGGCAGGCGGACGTCGCCGAGTTCAACAAGACGTACCCGAACGTCACCATCGAGGGCCGCTCCACCCCCGGCCAGTGCCTCGAACCCCCGCGCTTCACCGCGATGCTCAAGGCCAAGTCGCAGCCGGACGTCTTCTACACCTACTTCACCGACCTGCCGCAGGTCCTCTCCGAGGACGGCGCCGCCGACATCACCGCCTACGTCAACGACAAGACCGTCCCGGCGCTGGCGGACATCGACACCAACGTCCTCGGCTCCCTCAAGCACGACGGCAAGCTCTACGGCCTGCCCACGAGCAACTACACGATGGGCCTGCTCGTCAACCGCAAGCTCTTCAAGGACGCCGGCCTCGACCCCGACAACCCGCCCCGCACCTGGGAGGAGGTCCGGGCCGCCGCCAAGAAGATCGCGGGCCTCGGCAACGGCGTCGCGGGCTTCGGCGAGTACAGCGCCGGCAACACCGGCGGCTGGCACTTCACCGCCCAGATGTACAGCCTCGGCGGCGACGTCGTCGACGCGAGCGGCACCAAGGCCGCCTTCAACGACGAGATCGGCAAGCAGGTCGCCAGGAACCTCCACGCCATGCGCTGGGAGGACGACAGCATGGGCAAGACCCAGCTGCTCAAGTGGGGCGACCTCCAGAAGCAGATCGCCACCGACAAGCTCGGCATGTTCCTCGCCGCCCCCGACGACATCGCGTACATGGTCCAGCAGCTCGGCGCGAAGTACGAGAACTTCGGCATGGGCCCCATACCCGGCGGCAAGAACACCCTCGCCGGCGGCAACAACTACATGATCAAGAAGGGCATCTCCGGCGACAAGATCAAGGCCGCCGTCGCCTGGCTGAACTTCAAGAACCTCACCGTCGGCAAGGGCCAGTTCGACTGGGCCCGAGCCAAGACCGACGGCCTCCCGGTCGGCGTCCCGCAGCCCAACTTCTGGCTGAACGACTCCAAGACCAAGGACGACGCCCAACGCGTCCAGCACGCGACCATGCCCGTCGCCAACTTCAAGACCTTCATGGACAACCCGGTCGCCGGCAAGGCCGAGCCGCCGAAGGCCCAGGAGGTCTACAAGGTCCTGGACAACGTGATGTCCGCGCTCCTCACCAACAAGGACGCCGACGTCGACAAGCTCCTCGCCACCGCCGAGACGCAGGTCAACCAGGTCCTGGCCCACCAGTGA